The genomic DNA ATGTTCTGTAGGGAGGCTCTAGCAGCTCTGAACCCCAAGTACAAGCCCTTCGACAGACTCAAGCTGTCTGACACCCTGGTCCCAGCGTGGTACGAGGTTGAGAAGGCCAATCTCATCTCTGAGCAAGAGCAAGTTAGCAAGGTAGCCATCACCGCTGATGGCTGGTCAGCTGTCACGCAGGATCATTACCTCACAGTAACTGTGCACTATGTTTGGAAGGGTCAGTTAAAGGAGAAGGTACTAAAAACCAAAGCTGTGTTTGAGGCTCAGACAGGGCATGCCGTTGCTGAGGAGATAAATGAGATCCTGGAGAAGTTCAAGATCCAAGACAAAGTTGTTGCAGCAACAGTCGATAATGCTGCCAGTATGAGTGTCGCAGTCAAGAGACTCCAGCTACTCAAGTTCGGGTGTTTTGCCCACACCCTGAATGTGGCAGCGCAGAAGATCTACACCATCTTGTCAGTCTCCAACTGGGCAGCCAGAGTTCGCGCGGTGTTCGTCTGGATGAAGAGGTCACACATGGCCAAAATTGTCTTGaaggagaagcagcagctccTCAGTGAGAACACATTTCAGTTTATGCTTTGATCCTAGAATACAGTGATGAATTTGATGTTACAGTGAAATAatctaatattgtttttttaaaaccatgTTATATTATTAGTAGTAGAAAATTAATGTGTAAATTGATAGACTCTGGGTTACAAATTTTGGAAATTCATAATTGATTTGGACAATGCTGACCTTTGAATTAATTATGGGTTTATATATGCCAGGCCTGCCCCTGCATCAACTGATCCTGGACGTAAGGACAAGATGGAGTTCTCTCTACCAAATGATTCAGAGATTTTTCGAGCAGTACCCCGCTATCCAGGCAACTCTGATGGACCCACGGATCAGAAAGCATGCGGAGAAAGACCGGTATTTAACTTTTTCTActgcaacaataataatacattgCATTTAAAGCAACATTAAAGAACTTTTAAACCttcataaaatattttaataacttttgtgATGAAACATCGACTTACAACTAGTTGAATCACACCTCTGTCCTAACCAGAGGGCATCAGCATTGCTTTCACTGGCACTAAGCTGCTTTGAGGAGGGTGGCATGAACCCTGccacacaaaaaaactacaaatgtgCAGACTGCTTTACCATATACGGCACTTCCCCCTTTCCCCATTCGTTACAAGGCAATTCAAACAGAAATGTAGTTCAGTCCAACTACAGGAGACCAGGAGCAGCATTAATATCTCAGCAGCATAGTGCTGTGTGCTAGTCCGCTAAAATCAACAAAGCTGAAAGTTCTTAAGTGTTGGTTTAAAGCGTGCTTTTCAATCTAAAAGATGTTTAAAGTGCTGTGGGAGAGGGGGGTGGGCACACCTCATTACAATATGCACGATTTTGTACTTTTCAGAGTCAACAGCTCTGAGAGTGCAGACTTGAGGAAGACAGAGGAATTTGTGGAGCTGATGGAACTGTTCCACACATCTACTCTCTGTGTCTCAGGCGACAGATATCCCACCTGTAGCCAGATTATTCCAATCCTGCAGAAGCTCAAGAGCCACTTCACTGCCTGCCAGGGGGACTCAGCCTTTGTAGTGGCTATCAAGCAGGTCATTTGGGACGATCTTTCCAAACGCTACAAGGTATAGTTGATGTAATGGTGACAGTGATCGTTTTATAAATAAGATTTAATAACAGACAATAGTGTTTTCACATCC from Acanthochromis polyacanthus isolate Apoly-LR-REF ecotype Palm Island chromosome 11, KAUST_Apoly_ChrSc, whole genome shotgun sequence includes the following:
- the LOC110951137 gene encoding zinc finger BED domain-containing protein 4-like, giving the protein MFCREALAALNPKYKPFDRLKLSDTLVPAWYEVEKANLISEQEQVSKVAITADGWSAVTQDHYLTVTVHYVWKGQLKEKVLKTKAVFEAQTGHAVAEEINEILEKFKIQDKVVAATVDNAASMSVAVKRLQLLKFGCFAHTLNVAAQKIYTILSVSNWAARVRAVFVWMKRSHMAKIVLKEKQQLLSLPLHQLILDVRTRWSSLYQMIQRFFEQYPAIQATLMDPRIRKHAEKDRVNSSESADLRKTEEFVELMELFHTSTLCVSGDRYPTCSQIIPILQKLKSHFTACQGDSAFVVAIKQVIWDDLSKRYKDRDVRFFLEESTVMDPRRFHYRLEEDVIWGRLRRRAVADHHRVEPVAEPMKQIQRQDLVVNEEQRPAAAERKNTACLEDLFSEDDNEQQPMLPQMRIEDRVDQEVQVYRGLPCVSMQTNTAIW